The genomic window CGAGAACGAGCGGAAGCGCGCGGCATCAGCGAAGCCAACTACATGGGTGGGAACTTGCTCGGTGCAGAAGTCCGAGCAAGTGATGTGGCAAATGCTTTCGTAGCATTAGCCTTAATGCCGCGAACCACTGGTGCATTACTGACAGTAGACGGCGGAAATGTTGCGGCGATGGTGCGTTGACGCCTACATGCACATGCATATCAAGCTATCGATCAAACCTCATAAAAGCTTCGATACCACTGAGAAAAGCACTCCACCCCCTCTGCGATTGGGGTCGACGGCCGAAAATCCACCCAGGCCTCAAGAGCAGATGTATCAGCAGCGGTGGCCATCACATCACCAGGTTGCATCGGCTGGAAGTCCTTCACCGCTTCCCTCCCGAGAGAGTTCTCCAAGAACTCAATAAAATGCATCAACTCAATGGGCTGGCTATTACCAATATTGAAAAGACGGTGGGGCACAGCAGCGGTGGCTGGATCAGGGTTCCGCGGATCGAAGCCTAAATTTGCGGTAGCAGGCTTGTCGCAACACCGAAGTAGCCCTTCAACGATATCGTCGATATAAGTGAAATCACGCTGCATCTTGCCGTAATTGAACACCTTGATGGGCTCGCCGGCAAGAATCGCCTTGGCGAAGAGCATCGGAGCCATGTCCGGGCGGCCCCAAGGTCCGTACACAGTAAAAAAGCGCAATCCTGTAGCAGGCAAGCCATACAAATGGCTATAGGTGTGAGCCATCAATTCGTTGGCCTTCTTGGTGGCTGCATAGAGACTCACCGGGTGATTCACAGGCTGTTGCTCGTGAAAAGGCAAGTTGCGATTGCCACCATATACCGAGCTACTGGAGGCATACACCAAGTGCTGCACTCCATGATGCCGACATCCCTCAAGGATATGACCGAAGCCCACCAAATTGGCCTGAATGTAGGCCGCCGGATTCTCCAATGAGTAGCGAACCCCTGCCTGAGCCGCCAAATTAACGACCACCTCAGGCTTCTCAGCCTTAAACAGTTCCTCTATAGCTGCACCATCTTCCAAGGCTATTGGATAAAAAGTCCAAGACGCTTTAAGGGAAGCCGCTTCAACCTGAGCAAGTCGTGCCCGCTTCAAAGACGGATCGTAGTAGTCATTCAGGTTGTCAATGCCAATGACACGGTCACCCTGGGCTAACAGCCTCTGAACGAGGGCAGCACCAATGAATCCTGCAGCACCGGTAACAACAACGCATCGACTCATACAGCACCATCTCCAACTCGCCAAAGCATCAAACCTGACGATTTCACAACTTCTGGATCGACAACAGCGCGAGCATCAAACACCCAGGCAGGTTGACGCATCAAAGGGGCCAAGGTGACCCAATCAAGCTGTCTAAACTCATGCCACTCAGTCAGGATCAGCGCAGCATCAGCACCAGCGACTGTATCGGCAACGCTAGTGCCGGACCACCAGGTTCCTTCACCGCTAAGGGCGGCACGGGTAGGGCCTGCCTGGACATCTGGCGGGGAACTAGCCGACAGCTGCAAATCAAACGCAATCTGTTGCGGATCCACCTTCGGATCATAAATAGCCAGCTGAGCACCCTCCTCCAGCAGATCATGTGCAATACGAATCGCCGGCGCTTCTCGAGTGTCGTTGGTGTCTGCCTTAAAAGCAAAGCCGAGCAGTGCCAGCCGCTTACCTGTAACCGTTCCAAAAAGCTTTTGAACCACCAAACGAGAAATGCGGTGCTGCTGCCAAGTATTGAGAGCTACCACATTTTCCCAATAGTCCGCCACATCCGGCAAACCAAAATGACGACAAAGATAAACCAGATTGAGGATGTCTTTCTGAAAACAACTCCCACCAAACCCAGGCCCAGCTTGAAGGAACTTGGAGCCAATGCGAGTATCGCTTCCAATAGCGCGCGCCACCTCACGCACATCCGCACCAGTGCGTTCGCAAAGAGCCGCCACTGAGTTAATGGAACTGATGCGCTGAGCAAGAAACGCATTGGCGGTGAGCTTGGAGAGCTCACTGCTCCAAAGATTTGTAAGCAGAATTTTCTCAACTGGCACCCAATGGCCATAAATCTCTGCCAAAGACTGAATGGCAACGGGGTTTTCACCACCGATCAACACACGGTCCGGCGACTCCAAATCACGAATCGCCGTGCCCTCGGCAAGGAACTCCGGGTTGGACAACACAGAAAAACTGATCGGTAGCTCTCCATCAACCGCCTGCCGCTGAGCTGCCTCAAGAATCGAACGCACAACTTCAGCGGTTCGCACTGGCAGCGTGCTCTTCTCAACCACAATCGTGTGACCCTGCGCAGATTGAGCAACCTGACGAGCGCAAGCTTCCACCCAACGCAGATCACTGGCCTGACCCGCCCCCAGCCCTTTTGTTTTGGTTGGTGTATTCACCGAAATGAACACCATGTCAGCAGCAGCAATCGCAGCGTCCACATGCGTAGAGAAAGTGAGATTGCGCCCGCGAGCCCGCTCGACCACCGCATCCAACCCAGGCTCATACACAGGCAGTTTGCTGAGATCAAGGTCATTCCAAGCTTCAATGCGGGCCTCATTGAGGTCCACCACGGTCACCTGTATCTGTGGACAGCGATCGGCAATCACCGCCATAGTCGGACCGCCTACATAACCCGCACCAATGCAACAGATGTTGCGGATCGGAAAGGCAGCCATAGCGTTGTAAACAGCGAGTTCAACAAAAGATGAGGGGAGAGACCTGCTCAGTCATGGCAAAAAATTAAGTGGAACCTCCGCCTGGGAAGAAAGTTATACGAAGTCATTCTCGAACCAAACAAACAAGACCAGTGACATCGTCGAGTCGATGGAGTTTATCGATAGGAGTCGGATTGGCTTGAGTTTTTGCCTCCTGCAAATACTTAAGGCGTCCCTCGCCCCGCTCGGCCTCATCATCACCAATCACCAAGGCCCAGGTAGCCCTACTGCGACCGGCACGCTTGAACTGCTTATTAAAGGCAGCTCCAGAACTATCCAGCTCCACCACGAGCCCCGCAGCCCGTAGCTGATGGGCAATGACCAGGGCGACTCGTTCCGCCTGCTCTCCCCGATTCACCACATAAAGATCCGGCCTCGTGGAAGCCCTTAAGCGAGCAGCTGATCCACTTGGATTAATACTCGCCGCAGCCTCCAGCAAAAGCATCAACCGCTCCATACCAAAAGCCCAACCAAAAGCGGGAGTGGGCGCCCCCCCTAACTGCTCAACCAACCCGTCATATCGTCCTCCTCCACAGACTGTGGCCTGGGCCCCAAGCTGATCGCTAGTGATCTCAAAAGCGGTATGGCCGTAGTAGTCAAGGCCGCGCACAAGACGAGGATTGAGTTGGAAAGGGATCTGGAGAGCCTCCAAGTCGACCTGAACCT from Prochlorococcus marinus str. MIT 9313 includes these protein-coding regions:
- a CDS encoding NAD-dependent epimerase yields the protein MSRCVVVTGAAGFIGAALVQRLLAQGDRVIGIDNLNDYYDPSLKRARLAQVEAASLKASWTFYPIALEDGAAIEELFKAEKPEVVVNLAAQAGVRYSLENPAAYIQANLVGFGHILEGCRHHGVQHLVYASSSSVYGGNRNLPFHEQQPVNHPVSLYAATKKANELMAHTYSHLYGLPATGLRFFTVYGPWGRPDMAPMLFAKAILAGEPIKVFNYGKMQRDFTYIDDIVEGLLRCCDKPATANLGFDPRNPDPATAAVPHRLFNIGNSQPIELMHFIEFLENSLGREAVKDFQPMQPGDVMATAADTSALEAWVDFRPSTPIAEGVECFSQWYRSFYEV
- a CDS encoding nucleotide sugar dehydrogenase; this encodes MAAFPIRNICCIGAGYVGGPTMAVIADRCPQIQVTVVDLNEARIEAWNDLDLSKLPVYEPGLDAVVERARGRNLTFSTHVDAAIAAADMVFISVNTPTKTKGLGAGQASDLRWVEACARQVAQSAQGHTIVVEKSTLPVRTAEVVRSILEAAQRQAVDGELPISFSVLSNPEFLAEGTAIRDLESPDRVLIGGENPVAIQSLAEIYGHWVPVEKILLTNLWSSELSKLTANAFLAQRISSINSVAALCERTGADVREVARAIGSDTRIGSKFLQAGPGFGGSCFQKDILNLVYLCRHFGLPDVADYWENVVALNTWQQHRISRLVVQKLFGTVTGKRLALLGFAFKADTNDTREAPAIRIAHDLLEEGAQLAIYDPKVDPQQIAFDLQLSASSPPDVQAGPTRAALSGEGTWWSGTSVADTVAGADAALILTEWHEFRQLDWVTLAPLMRQPAWVFDARAVVDPEVVKSSGLMLWRVGDGAV